The Rhododendron vialii isolate Sample 1 chromosome 5a, ASM3025357v1 genome contains a region encoding:
- the LOC131325210 gene encoding MDIS1-interacting receptor like kinase 1-like, whose protein sequence is MEKKKMHISPLLFFLCCCFISFHLVFADEVSSLLAIKGLLVDPSDQLGDWTLPENASYSHCNWTGISCNSKGYVDRLDLSNMNLTGQISDQIEGLSSLSYLNVSCNGFSTTLPKSLSSLVSLKTVDFSQNNFIGGFPVGLGMASALTSVNASSNNFSGLLPGDLGNATSLEILDFRGSFFEGSVPVSFSNLQKLSFLGLSGNNLTGKIPAALGLLSALDTIILGYNEFVGPIPPEFGNLTNLRYLDLSVGSLNGSIPPELGRLPKLETVYLYQNNFSGKIPQELGNISTLVNLDLSENQLSGGIPSVIAELKNLQLLNLMTNQLTGQVPQQIGELTNLQVLELWQNSLTGPLPENLGQNSPLQWLDVSSNSLSGDIPDGLCDSGNLIKLILFNNSFSGSIPTGLSTCVSLVRVRVQNNLISGTIPTGFGNLPKLQRLEIANNNLTGSIPQDLALSSSLNFIDVSENHLVSTIPSGILSLVSLQNFIASNNNMGGALPDQFQACPTLSVLNLSGNHFTGNIPESIASCERMVTLSLASNQFTGEIPTSLGTMPTLAVLDLSNNYLTGNIPVSFGSSPALEMLNLSYNRLVGKVPDTGMLMTINPNDLIGNAGLCGGVLPPCSQSSGAMERLRKAHINHVAIGFVVAISVILALAILFLLAKWLYKKWYLYSSFCTEWYKWRSATEWPWRLIAFQRLNFTSAEILSSIKDSNVIGSGSSGIVYKAEIHRPYSVVAVKKLWRTETDIENGDDLFGEVNLLGRLRHRNIVRLLGYLHNENDAMMVYEYMPNGNLAEALHGKHAGKMLVDWVSRYNIAVGVAHGLAYLHHDCRPPVIHRDVKSNNILLDANFEARIADFGLARTMLRKNETVSMVAGSYGYIAPEYGYTLKVDEKSDIYSFGVVLLELLTGKLPLDPAFGDCTDLVEWVRAKIRRNRAAEEALDPSISGGQCQHVQEEMLLVLRIALLCTAKNPKERPSMRDIITMLGEAKPRRKSVCVEKPVFTNSNANIDQKPVFTTSNANIDQKPIFTNSPVGGLL, encoded by the exons atggagaagaagaaaatgcacaTTTCACCACTCCTCTTCTTCTTGTGTTGCTGCTTCATCAGCTTCCATCTTGTTTTTGCCGATGAAGTATCGTCTCTGCTCGCCATAAAGGGCCTTCTGGTTGATCCGTCGGATCAGCTCGGCGATTGGACGTTGCCCGAGAATGCCTCCTACTCGCACTGCAACTGGACTGGGATTTCGTGCAACTCCAAGGGATACGTCGATAGGCTTGACCTCTCCAACATGAACCTCACCGGCCAGATATCGGATCAGATAGAAGGGCTCTCGAGCCTTTCTTATCTCAACGTTTCTTGTAATGGGTTTTCCACCACCTTGCCGAAATCACTCTCCAGCCTTGTCTCGCTCAAGACCGTCGACTTCAGCCAGAACAACTTCATCGGGGGGTTTCCGGTGGGGCTGGGGATGGCATCGGCCTTGACATCAGTCAATGCTTCGAGCAACAACTTCTCAGGGCTACTCCCCGGGGATCTTGGCAATGCGACTTCACTGGAGATTCTTGATTTCAGGGGGAGTTTTTTCGAAGGTTCGGTCCCGGTTTCCTTCAGCAACTTGCAGAAGCTGAGTTTTCTCGGCCTTTCTGGTAACAACCTGACCGGGAAAATCCCAGCTGCGCTCGGTCTGCTCTCGGCTCTCGACACCATCATACTTGGGTACAATGAGTTTGTTGGTCCCATCCCTCCTGAGTTCGGAAACCTGACGAATCTCCGGTACCTCGACTTGTCGGTGGGAAGCCTCAACGGTTCAATTCCTCCTGAGTTGGGCAGGCTACCGAAACTGGAAACAGTTTACTTGTACCAAAACAACTTTTCAGGGAAGATTCCACAGGAACTTGGAAACATTTCCACCCTTGTGAACTTGGATCTCTCTGAAAATCAGCTTTCAGGGGGAATTCCAAGTGTGATAGCAGAGTTAAAGAATCTGCAGCTATTGAATCTGATGACCAACCAGTTAACTGGCCAAGTTCCACAGCAGATTGGTGAGTTAACCAACCTACAAGTACTTGAGCTGTGGCAGAATTCGCTAACCGGTCCCTTACCGGAGAATCTTGGTCAGAATTCCCCTCTCCAGTGGTTGGATGTCTCCTCTAATTCACTGTCAGGTGACATTCCTGATGGATTGTGTGATTCAGGAAATCTCATTAAGCTCATTCTCTTCAACAATTCCTTCTCTGGTTCTATCCCAACAGGTCTATCCACTTGTGTTTCGTTAGTCCGAGTTCGAGTCCAAAACAATCTCATATCAGGGACTATTCCAACTGGATTTGGAAACCTTCCGAAGCTCCAGAGGTTAGAGATTGCTAACAACAATCTCACCGGTAGTATACCGCAGGATTTGGCTCTCTCTTCTTCCCTGAACTTCATAGATGTCTCGGAAAACCACCTTGTATCCACGATTCCTTCAGGCATTCTCTCCCTTGTTAGTCTCCAAAACTTCATTGCTTCCAATAATAACATGGGAGGAGCCCTACCAGACCAATTCCAGGCCTGCCCTACACTTTCTGTCCTTAACCTTTCTGGAAATCATTTCACTGGAAATATTCCAGAGAGTATCGCGTCCTGCGAGAGGATGGTGACTCTGAGCCTCGCAAGCAACCAGTTCACCGGGGAAATCCCGACCTCACTCGGAACAATGCCCACGTTGGCCGTCCTCGATTTATCCAACAATTACCTCACTGGAAACATTCCGGTGAGTTTCGGAAGCTCGCCTGCCCTGGAAATGCTCAACTTGTCTTACAACAGGCTCGTGGGCAAAGTTCCAGACACCGGTATGTTGATGACCATAAACCCGAATGACCTTATAGGCAATGCCGGCCTTTGTGGTGGCGTTCTTCCACCGTGCTCTCAAAGTTCCGGCGCCATGGAACGACTGAGGAAAGCTCACATAAACCACGTCGCCATAGGCTTCGTGGTTGCGATTTCGGTAATTTTAGCTCTTGCAATACTTTTCCTGTTAGCGAAATGGTTGTACAAAAAATGGTACTTGTATAGTAGTTTCTGCACAGAATGGTacaagtggaggagcgctacAGAATGGCCCTGGAGGCTTATAGCATTCCAGAGGCTCAATTTCACAAGCGCTGAAATCCTCTCCAGTATAAAGGATTCAAACGTGATTGGGTCGGGATCGTCTGGGATCGTTTACAAGGCTGAAATCCACCGCCCGTATTCAGTGGTGGCGGTGAAGAAGCTATGGAGGACAGAGACAGATATTGAAAACGGCGATGACCTATTTGGAGAGGTAAACCTGCTGGGGAGACTCCGGCATAGGAACATTGTGAGACTATTAGGGTATCTTCACAACGAGAATGATGCCATGATGGTTTACGAGTACATGCCGAACGGAAACCTAGCGGAGGCCTTACACGGTAAACATGCCGGAAAAATGCTGGTGGATTGGGTTTCGAGATATAACATAGCCGTTGGGGTTGCTCACGGACTGGCTTACCTGCACCACGACTGTCGCCCACCGGTGATCCACCGGGATGTCAAGTCCAACAACATTCTACTTGATGCCAATTTCGAGGCCAGGATTGCGGATTTCGGGTTGGCAAGGACTATGCTTCGGAAGAATGAAACAGTTTCCATGGTGGCTGGATCTTACGGATACATAGCTCCTG AATATGGTTACACATTGAAGGTGGACGAGAAGAGCGACATATACAGCTTCGGGGTCGTGCTCCTAGAGCTTCTAACAGGGAAACTGCCATTGGACCCTGCATTCGGAGATTGCACCGACCTTGTCGAATGGGTTCGAGCCAAGATCAGAAGAAACAGGGCCGCGGAAGAAGCCCTGGACCCCAGCATTTCGGGCGGCCAATGTCAGCATGTTCAAGAAGAAATGCTTCTTGTGCTGAGAATAGCACTTCTCTGCACTGCTAAGAACCCCAAGGAAAGGCCTTCGATGAGGGATATCATAACAATGCTGGGAGAGGCCAAGCCGAGGCGAAAGAGTGTTTGCGTCGAGAAGCCAGTCTTCACCAACTCGAATGCAAACATTGATCAGAAGCCGGTCTTCACCACGTCGAATGCCAACATCGATCAGAAGCCGATCTTCACCAACTCTCCCGTTGGTGGTCTCTTGTGA
- the LOC131325211 gene encoding hypothetical protein At1g04090: MLGCECFCWGRRESEIFYPFEEPKPFSLPSPTPQWPPGQGFAKGKICLGEIEVLKITKFESLWSCTLRGKAKGVTFYKPAEIPDGYFSLGHYCQPNDRQLRGYVLVAKDVSALKVSYIRGSISYSPALQKPLGYTLIWSPDSHQSGCGYMWLPKPPEGYKAMGFVLSGSPHEPDIEEVRCVRADLTESCETCEMILETDSSFSKSSLRVWNMRPRKRGMLAKGVCAGTFFCTTDHSSGDELNIGCLKNLDSMLCHMPNLDQIHALIEHYGPTVFFHPDETYLPSSVPWFFKNGALLYRNGKVKGERIDSRGSNLPSGGINDGEYWIDLPEEDNEREFLKRGNIGSAVLYVHVKPALGGTFTDIVMWVFCPFNGPATIKASLMTIEMTRLGEHVGDWEHFTLRLSNFSGELWSVYFSEHSGGEWVDACNLEFIEGNKPIIYSSKHGHASFPHPGCYIQGSSKLGIGLRNDTAKSKYLLDSSTQYQIFAAEYLGDGVVTEPKWLQYMREWGPTILYDGRSELEKIISHLPIFLRFSVEILFELFPTEIYGEEGPTGPKEKNNWDGDERC, from the exons ATGTTGGGGTGCGAGTGTTTTTGCTGGGGCAGAAGAGAGTCGGAAATTTTCTACCCCTTTGAAGAACCAAAACCCTTTTCCCTTCCTTCACCCACTCCCCAATGGCCTCCAG GTCAAGGTTTTGCGAAGGGGAAAATTTGCTTAGGGGAAATAGAAGTTCTAAAAATCACCAAGTTTGAGAGTCTATGGAGCTGCACATTGCGTGGAAAAGCGAAAGGAGTTACATTCTACAAACCAGCAGAAATCCCCGATGGATATTTCAGCCTGGGCCACTATTGCCAGCCCAATGACCGGCAACTGAGAGGCTATGTTCTTGTGGCCAAAGATGTTTCTGCTCTGAAAGTAAGCTATATACGTGGCTCGATCTCATACTCTCCAGCTCTCCAAAAGCCACTGGGTTATACATTAATTTGGAGCCCAGATTCCCATCAGAGTGGATGTGGATACATGTGGCTGCCAAAACCGCCGGAGGGTTATAAAGCCATGGGTTTTGTGTTGAGCGGAAGCCCACACGAGCCGGATATTGAAGAAGTTAGATGCGTTAGAGCCGATCTTACGGAGAGTTGTGAAACTTGTGAGATGATACTCGAGACTGATTCCAGTTTTTCGAAGTCCTCGCTTAGGGTATGGAACATGAGACCACGCAAAAGGGGCATGTTGGCTAAAGGTGTTTGTGCAGGGACATTCTTCTGCACTACTGACCACAGTTCTGGAGATGAGCTAAATATCGGGTGTTTAAAGAATCTTGATTCTATGCTATGTCACATGCCGAATCTAGATCAGATTCATGCCCTAATCGAGCACTATGGACCCACTGTTTTCTTCCATCCAGATGAGACCTATTTGCCCTCATCAGTTCCatggtttttcaaaaatgggGCACTTTTGTACCGAAATGGCAAGGTGAAGGGGGAGCGGATTGATTCTAGGGGCTCAAACTTGCCTAGTGGTGGAATAAACGATGGGGAGTATTGGATAGATTTGCCAGAGGAGgataatgagagagaatttCTAAAAAGGGGCAACATTGGCAGTGCCGTGCTCTATGTTCATGTAAAACCGGCTTTGGGAGGAACTTTCACAGATATAGTGATGTGGGTCTTTTGCCCCTTCAATGGACCAGCCACCATTAAGGCTAGCTTAATGACCATTGAAATGACGAGACTAGGTGAACATGTGGGTGATTGGGAGCATTTCACCCTCCGCTTGAGCAACTTCAGTGGAGAGCTTTGGAGCGTCTACTTCTCGGAGCACAGTGGTGGTGAATGGGTGGACGCTTGTAACTTGGAGTTCATCGAGGGGAATAAGCCGATCATTTATTCCTCGAAGCATGGGCATGCAAGTTTCCCACACCCTGGGTGCTACATTCAGGGGTCCTCGAAACTTGGGATAGGATTGAGGAATGATACTGCTAAGagcaaatatttattggattcGAGCACCCAGTATCAGATATTTGCAGCAGAATATCTTGGAGATGGAGTGGTGACAGAGCCCAAATGGTTACAGTACATGAGAGAGTGGGGTCCAACCATTTTGTATGATGGGCGGTCTGAACTGGAGAAGATAATCAGCCATTTACCTATCTTTCTTCGGTTTTCAGTTGAGATCCTTTTTGAATTGTTTCCAACCGAGATCTACGGTGAGGAAGGGCCGACGGGACCCAAGGAGAAGAATAATTGGGATGGGGATGAAAGATGCTAA